A single window of Nicotiana tomentosiformis chromosome 1, ASM39032v3, whole genome shotgun sequence DNA harbors:
- the LOC104119000 gene encoding 3-phosphoshikimate 1-carboxyvinyltransferase 1, chloroplastic, producing the protein MAQISSMGQVKQTPNLNSYLPKNQKGLLFSHSLFFGSKKINHNSAKSLWVCKKDSVLRVAKSPFRISASVATAQKPNEIVLQPIKDISGTVKLPGSKSLSNRILLLAALSEGRTVVDNLLSSDDIHYMLAALKTLGLYVEDDNGNQRAIVEGCGGQFPVAKNSEQEIQLFLGNAGTAMRPLTAAVTVAGGHSRYVLDGVPRMRERPIGDLVDGLKQLGAEVDCFLGTNCPPVRIVSKGGLPGGKVKLSGSISSQYLTALLMAAPLALGDVEIEIIDKLISVPYVEMTLKLMERFGVSVEHTSSWDRFLVRGGQKYKSPGKAYVEGDASSASYFLAGAAVTGGTVTVEGCGTSSLQGDVKFAEVLEKMGAEVTWTENSVTVKGPPRNSSGMKHLRAIDVNMNKMPDVAMTLAVVALFADGPTAIRDVASWRVKETERMIAICTELRKLGATVVEGPDYCIITPPEKLNVTEIDTYDDHRMAMAFSLAACADVPVTIKDPGCTRKTFPNYFDVLQQYSKH; encoded by the exons ATGGCACAGATTAGCAGCATGGGGCAAGTGAAACAGACCCCTAATCTTAATTCCTATCTTCCTAAAAACCAAAAGGGTCTTCTTTTTTCACATTCGCTCTTCTTCGGATCAAAGAAAATAAACCACAATTCAGCAAAATCTTTGTGGGTGTGTAAGAAAGATTCAGTTTTGAGGGTGGCAAAGTCACCTTTTAGGATTTCTGCATCAGTGGCCACTGCACAGAAGCCCAACGAGATTGTGCTGCAACCCATCAAAGATATATCAGGCACTGTTAAATTGCCTGGTTCTAAATCCCTTTCCAATCGTATTCTCCTTCTTGCTGCCCTTTCTGAG GGAAGGACTGTTGTTGACAATTTACTGAGTAGTGATGACATTCATTACATGCTTGCTGCGTTGAAAACACTTGGACTTTATGTAGAAGATGATAATGGAAACCAACGAGCAATTGTGGAAGGTTGTGGTGGGCAGTTTCCCGTTGCCAAAAATTCTGAGCAAGAAATCCAACTATTCCTTGGAAATGCAGGAACAGCAATGCGACCATTGACAGCAGCAGTTACTGTAGCTGGTGGACATTCAAG ATATGTACTTGATGGAGTTCCTAGGATGAGAGAGAGACCGATTGGTGATTTGGTTGATGGTCTTAAGCAGCTTGGTGCAGAGGTTGATTGTTTCCTTGGTACGAATTGTCCCCCAGTTCGTATAGTCAGCAAGGGAGGTCTTCCAGGAGGGAAG GTAAAGCTCTCTGGATCTATTAGCAGCCAATACCTGACTGCTCTGCTGATGGCTGCTCCACTGGCTCTAGGGGATGTGGAGATTGAAATAATTGACAAACTAATTTCTGTACCTTATGTTGAAATGACACTGAAGTTGATGGAGCGATTTGGTGTCTCTGTGGAGCACACTAGTAGCTGGGATAGATTCTTGGTTCGAGGAGGTCAGAAGTACAA GTCTCCTGGAAAAGCATATGTTGAAGGAGATGCCTCAAGTGCTAGTTACTTTTTGGCAGGTGCAGCTGTCACGGGTGGAACTGTCACCGTTGAAGGTTGTGGAACAAGCAGTTTACAG GGGGATGTTAAGTTTGCTGAGGTCCTCGAGAAGATGGGAGCAGAAGTTACATGGACAGAGAACAGTGTCACAGTTAAAGGACCTCCAAGGAACTCTTCTGGAATGAAACATTTGCGTGCCATTGACGTGAACATGAACAAAATGCCAGATGTTGCCATGACTCTTGCTGTAGTTGCACTTTTTGCTGATGGTCCTACTGCCATAAGAGATG TTGCCAGTTGGAGAGTTAAGGAAACTGAGCGGATGATTGCCATATGCACAGAACTTAGGAAG TTAGGTGCAACAGTTGTAGAAGGGCCAGACTACTGCATAATCACCCCACCTGAAAAGTTAAACGTAACGGAAATTGATACATATGATGATCATAGAATGGCCATGGCTTTCTCTCTTGCTGCTTGTGCTGATGTTCCAGTCACCATTAAGGACCCCGGTTGTACTCGCAAAACCTTCCCCAACTACTTTGACGTTCTCCAGCAGTACTCCAAGCATTAA
- the LOC138906556 gene encoding uncharacterized mitochondrial protein AtMg00810-like produces MVDATLTDHSSQPNNQDSRISESSTAVYVDDIVITGNNNDMLNALTVLANRFSLKDLGHLNYFLGVEVIPHKDGLILSQSKYICVLLRKWDMFDCKGVQTPLSTSVTLSLNDGTPLQMPPNIVSPSTTHWKAVKRVLRYLKHTMLNGLLLRRSFTPELHVYSNADWAGDIHDRTSTSGYVLYLGGNPISWSSKKQHTVARSST; encoded by the exons ATGGTGGATGCTACTCTTACAGATCATTCCTCTCAGCCAAATAACCAGGACTCACGTATTTCAGAATCATCTACTGCAG TCTATGTCGACGACATAGTGATTACTGGCAATAACAACGACATGCTCAATGCCTTGACAGTTTTGGCCAACAGATTCTCCTTAAAGGACCTTGGTCATCTCAACTACTTTCTCGGTGTTGAAGTGATTCCTCACAAGGATGGTCTCATCCTTTCTCAATCTAAATATATTTGTGTTCTTCTTCGCAAATGGGATATGTTTGATTGCAAAGGTGTCCAAACTCCACTGAGCACTTCAGTCACCTTATCACTAAATGATGGCACACCCCTACAGATGCCACCCAATATCGTTAG CCCTTCCACTACTCATTGGAAAGCAGTTAAACGAGTCCTTCGGTACCTTAAACACACAATGTTGAATGGTCTCCTTCTCCGTCGCTCGTTCACACCAGAACTTCATGTTTATTCTAATGCTGACTGGGCAGGCGACATCCATGATCGAACTTCAACCTCTGGTTATGTTCTTTATCTTGGTGGAAATCCTATCAGCTGGTCTTCTAAAAAGCAACACACCGTTGCTCGTTCCTCAACATAA